In Deltaproteobacteria bacterium, one genomic interval encodes:
- a CDS encoding TlpA family protein disulfide reductase, translating to MPALMEARLLAFAAIFSLVPLGGGVLAAERDTPPPPLAVHGGEGTRFAEPGMIAPDFTVLDVEGNPFRLSEEVSRKPVLLLFWSVFCDPCRAEMANLQKAHDKYAGRDLSVVAVAVDGGALRNTIRGFARQEGYTFKVLVDELDAVETWKVADAYGVAVTPTLLLLEKGGKVSLRKGGKVREDEIEKAVSSLLKK from the coding sequence GTGCCCGCCCTGATGGAAGCACGCCTTCTGGCGTTCGCGGCGATCTTTTCCCTTGTCCCTTTGGGGGGCGGCGTTCTTGCCGCGGAGCGGGATACGCCCCCGCCCCCCCTGGCGGTCCACGGGGGGGAAGGAACCCGGTTCGCGGAGCCGGGGATGATCGCTCCCGATTTCACGGTTCTCGATGTCGAGGGGAATCCGTTCCGCCTCTCGGAGGAGGTTTCAAGGAAACCGGTCCTTCTTCTCTTCTGGTCGGTTTTCTGCGATCCGTGCCGCGCCGAAATGGCGAACCTCCAGAAGGCGCATGACAAGTACGCGGGCAGGGACCTGAGCGTCGTCGCCGTCGCGGTGGACGGGGGGGCCCTTCGGAACACCATCAGGGGATTCGCGCGGCAGGAGGGGTACACCTTCAAGGTCCTGGTCGACGAACTGGACGCGGTGGAGACGTGGAAGGTCGCCGACGCGTACGGTGTGGCGGTGACGCCGACCCTTCTGCTGCTGGAAAAAGGCGGGAAGGTGTCGCTCCGGAAGGGGGGGAAGGTCCGGGAGGACGAGATCGAGAAGGCGGTTTCATCCCTCCTGAAAAAATGA
- the yihA gene encoding ribosome biogenesis GTP-binding protein YihA/YsxC has protein sequence MTTSARFLLFDPVGDAWPAVRLPQVAFAGRSNVGKSSLLNALVGQSRLARVSNTPGRTRGIALFEVDGKFAFADLPGYGFAKVSRSEREAWKGLVEGYLDRCDSLRRVYVLVDARRGPEEEERLLAAFLSARAVPYRWVGTKGDKLSAREKVAAAARFDGEPWLAGGGPVLWTSARTKAGIDLLWRDVRAAFSA, from the coding sequence ATGACGACCTCCGCCCGGTTCCTCCTGTTCGACCCCGTCGGGGATGCGTGGCCCGCCGTCCGGCTTCCTCAGGTGGCGTTCGCCGGCCGCTCCAATGTCGGGAAGTCGTCCCTCCTGAACGCCTTGGTCGGTCAATCCCGCCTTGCCCGCGTCAGCAACACCCCCGGCAGGACGCGCGGCATCGCCCTCTTCGAGGTGGACGGGAAGTTCGCCTTCGCCGACCTTCCCGGGTACGGGTTCGCGAAAGTCTCCCGTTCCGAGCGGGAAGCGTGGAAAGGGCTGGTGGAGGGATACCTCGATCGGTGCGACTCCCTGCGGCGCGTCTACGTGCTGGTGGACGCGCGGCGCGGCCCGGAAGAGGAGGAGCGGCTGTTGGCGGCGTTTCTTTCGGCGCGGGCGGTGCCGTACCGTTGGGTGGGGACGAAGGGGGACAAGCTCTCCGCGCGCGAGAAGGTGGCGGCGGCCGCCCGGTTCGACGGCGAGCCGTGGCTTGCCGGGGGAGGGCCGGTGCTGTGGACGTCCGCGCGGACAAAGGCGGGGATCGACCTGCTCTGGCGGGACGTCCGCGCCGCTTTTTCCGCTTGA